TCTTGGTAATTTGTCAATTTGTCTCACTTCATTTTTGAACAATTAATCGGCTTGTTAGGTTCTTTTAAAAACTTAACTTCAACGTTGGCTTTTATGGATTTTAAATGTACTGGATAGCTGTCCGTTGGCTAAATGTCTCTGTTGTCCTGTCATTACGCTACTTTTTGTTTATAAAGATGTTCTTGAAATTCTATAAACAGTCGACTGATGTTTGCCACGTCTCCCAAAATTTCTTTTGCGTCTTCCAATGATTGATACTTGTTTGTCAGCAAGATTGGAAGTTTCTCTTGGTCGAGTTCGTCTACGCCTGTTTCAATGTATTTGCTCAAAACGAACGTTATGAACTCTCGTTGTTTGTCGTTGAGTAAGGCAAAGATTGTCGCTTCGGCAGCTTTGGCTCGGGCTTCTCTAGTCATTGCGATATAGTCGCCATTGAAAACGTATTCCAACACATCATACAAGTCACTTTTTTCCATATCTACCAACTTTTGCAAAGTCAATAAATCGTCTTTCGGGAAACCTGCTGCATCTAAATTTTCAAGTAATACCTTTCTTGTCATTGGATTGCTCCAAAGTTTCCGCAATTCTTCTTCGTCTTTAAAAAGTTTAGGCAATTCGCCAAATAGATTATTCAAAAATTCTTCTGCTGAAATGGGTTTGCCGTCTGCACTCCAAAACGAAGTGGAAACCATATGTTGGATTTCTCTTTCTTTTCCGTTGCGAAGTTTGATTTTTATTTTAGGCTTCTTTGGAGTGTGTTCGCCTGAGTCTAAAATTTCTGGGGTGTGAGTCGGTTCAAGTATTGGATAAAGATTAGGTTCTTTTGGCTCTTCTCCAATCGGCTCACCGTCCCATTCAGGGTCTGAAAAGTGCTTGTAGGCATCTACAAAGTCGTAAATGGTGAAAAACTCTTTGTCGTCAAATAAGCGTGTACCACGGCCAACGATTTGTTTAAACTCAATCATTGAATTGA
The genomic region above belongs to Saprospiraceae bacterium and contains:
- a CDS encoding restriction endonuclease subunit R, yielding KTIIFCANQAHAALIRDLVNQNAKSKDPFYCVRVTANDGEEGERLLREFQDNEKTIPTILTTSQKLSTGVDARNIRNIVLLRPVNSMIEFKQIVGRGTRLFDDKEFFTIYDFVDAYKHFSDPEWDGEPIGEEPKEPNLYPILEPTHTPEILDSGEHTPKKPKIKIKLRNGKEREIQHMVSTSFWSADGKPISAEEFLNNLFGELPKLFKDEEELRKLWSNPMTRKVLLENLDAAGFPKDDLLTLQKLVDMEKSDLYDVLEYVFNGDYIAMTREARAKAAEATIFALLNDKQREFITFVLSKYIETGVDELDQEKLPILLTNKYQSLEDAKEILGDVANISRLFIEFQEHLYKQKVA